TTCGACAAATTCTTCGGTGGTGGTGCTGCCGTTTGTTCCACAGATTCTGCTTTCTTAACAGTAGCAGTTTTAGCTTTTTTAGGAGGTTGTTTCTTGGCTGCCGCGGCTGGTTTCTTCACAGTGGGTGCTTTCTTTGGGGCAGCCGCTTTCTTAGGACTCGCTGGCTTCTTCTCCGCAGCTTTCTTTTCAGCTGCAGCAGATACGGTCCGTTTCACGAGGCGTTTGGATTTGCTCTTTGATTCGGAACCCTTCGAAGATGTGGATAGCTTGAACGAGCCAGAGGCACCTTTACCCTTGGTTTGCACCACCGCACCGGCAGTTACGGCACTTTTCAAGTACCTCTTAATAAATGGCGCCATTTTTTCACCATCAACTTTATACGTCGTTGCTATGTATTTCTTAATAGCTTGAACTGACGATCCCTTGCGATCTTGCAAGGCCTTGATAGCAGCATTCACCATATCCGCAGTTGGTGGATGTGACGATTTAGAACGCTGCGATTTTGTCTTCGATTTTGCAGACTTTTTCGCAGGCGATGGATTTGCCGTCGAATTTTCCACTGTTGCAGTATTTCCAGAGCTGTTTTTCTCCTCCATCATACacaaaatatacaataacCGCGTAAATATAACTTTCACGATCCGTTCACAGAGTGCGCGACTAACTCAGAAATCGAGCTACTAGTAGCAAAAGCGCGGACCGGGAAGAGAGACCTCTCCTCTGTTTCCAATATCACGTTGCTGAGAATCCCGGACTAACACGGAAAGATTTATGatttatgcaattatttgTTCGATTCAAAGcatatattagatatgtaaagTTTCAGTTATTGTCAGTAGTTTTCAACGGTGTCGTTGAATGACAAATTTACCTCGATTTTCAGCTATTATATTCGACTGAAGTGACATAATCTCACCGTTGTTCTTATTTAGGACTACACCAATCTGGAAAATTAAGTAAAAAAAGGGGAATATTTAATCCAAAACGATTTCTCTTGTTAGAATAAATGTCCTAATATTAAAGCTATCAATTTATGTACATCAGTTGTTAATGGAGTTTAGATATTGTCAGAAATTCCAAGAGTTTTACGCGGAAAGAAATACAATCATCAAAAAGATGCGACGCAAATGGTTGACATTACAGTCATTTATATAATACCATTAATCTGATTAATAGTACTCAATTATAGACGACAATGTAGACGAGAATATAGAAGTGGATTTATTTAACAACTTATCTCGCATTAATTTAGAATATCGCACACTCTGTTCGAGAAGTTCTGGATCACTATACTTTGATACTTTTAAACGATACTTCAGTTTTATAAAAGTCCTTGTACACTGTTATacataatgtaatttaaattttatctaatttaaAGATTAATACTGTTCAGAAGCCTACTTGTTTCTGataaaatatgacatttaaTTGTGAAATATAATACCACCACAGGTACTTTGAGCGTCATGAGCTATGCCTGCCATTTATATTATCAAATGCTTCAACGTTGAATACAGATGATGTACCATAAATGTTGTATAAAACAGAACTAGACAATGTAAAAGAttagttaattaaatatttatagagaaaaattaaatcaatgatTTTGGACATATACTTAACTGGACTGTAGAAAGTTATTGATGATTTGACGATGTTGTTTCGGTATTGTGGTATTATACAGTGATGAAGACGAAAGAGTGTATCGtacgaataattataaatggaATACAATATTAATCATGATATAGACCTTAACTTTGACCAGCAACAAGAGAACGTGTCAGTTAGGATTTAAAAGCTTTGAAgcagagtattttattttagtttgAAGAAATACTTGAGGATTTGTCTTGCAAAAATTAACATAAGTTTGTTTTCactattttgtttatttacatGCTAAAATAATTACAGTTCCTGTTTTGATAATTTCCTACTTTCAGGTTTCTATAGGCGAATCTTTCTAACTACGAAGCAGGGAATATGGACGATAAA
This region of Osmia bicornis bicornis chromosome 5, iOsmBic2.1, whole genome shotgun sequence genomic DNA includes:
- the LOC114881016 gene encoding histone H1-like; amino-acid sequence: MMEEKNSSGNTATVENSTANPSPAKKSAKSKTKSQRSKSSHPPTADMVNAAIKALQDRKGSSVQAIKKYIATTYKVDGEKMAPFIKRYLKSAVTAGAVVQTKGKGASGSFKLSTSSKGSESKSKSKRLVKRTVSAAAEKKAAEKKPASPKKAAAPKKAPTVKKPAAAAKKQPPKKAKTATVKKAESVEQTAAPPPKNLSKAKKATKAPAAKTKTPKPKTAKSPKNARAAAKK